tatagtttGTATATGTTACCAGTCTCCACTTCGACGGAAACTTAATTGGTATCGAACTCATAATTTATAGTTGCCTCAGGTAACAGTCATATACTCCACGAGAATTGGTAGTTCCAACACTACTTCAAACTCACTACCAGTGCCAAATTACAGTCACTTTTATCCTGTGATGTAATTATTTCTTTATCACATGGACCACATGgtatattttagatattattgaaatttgattttgggcATCCCTAAGTTTACCATGCAGTACATTTTGACCTGCATTATTTAGCTGTTAAAGCCCTCTTATTATTTCATGAATAGTACATTTTGACTTGTATTACTTCACAAATGGTTTTGACTCTTTATTGGATTCATGGATGTCCATTTATCATGACATATGTATGTTTTTTCTTTGCTCAACACTTCAACTCAGTTGTTGTATCAAGTGTTTTGATTGCTTCCATCCATTTTTACAGCATGTGCTGGAGCATGGAAAGCCTCATCATGAACGTTCAgctataataaataaattaactgGTCAGATTGTCCAAATGAGCCAGCAGAAATTTGCCTCTAATGTTATCATGAGcagaaatttgattattttgttttatttaaagaaCCTTTTCCCCAAGTACTCAATATGGCTGGCATATAACTTTGGTGCTGCTTCGTATGTTGATTGTTATGCTTTGGACGAACGTTGTAATTTGTAGCAATTATTTGGTGGGTGGGGGAGCGAATATGGTGAGTGATCATGGCTTGCCCAATCTGAGTAAGAAGTTGGGCAAAATACTTGCTTTTCGACACAGTACTTAAACTTGCTTAATGGTTCTGTGCACTCACTCAAATGCTCATGTGAGTGATGTTTTGGGCTTTCTATATTCTATAATGTACATGAGAAGTCAAAATTTACAACTCAATCTTTACATGTTCGGTTCTTAGATGCTAGTACTTTGCACCCCTAACAGGATTAGCAAAACTTAATTGGAAGCGACggtcaaaatttaaaatccatgAGATGCATTTTGAAGACACTTTGTAGCAacgaaatttaatttttaaggcATTCCTACTTGCATTCACGAGCTACAGAACGGAACTTATGGCGTGCTAAATCCCAACTTGCATTCAGATTCCTTTCCAATGATCTCTATCATAAATTACCAAAGGTAGTGGGTGATAATGATTACCCTAAACCAAGTTGGCTTTGAAAATGCAAACTGCAAATTGAATTTGACGTGGCATTGGCACTACCCACTGCCCAGTGGTGGAAATAGAATTAGGGTGTCTAATCCGTGGGCTGAGATAATCAAATCCGGGTTTCCAGACAATAATTCACCCACACgattgaaaaagtcaaaaaacTAGAACAATAGTGATTACAAATATCACGGACATCATTGATAACAAAACAGCAGAGTAGACTTGCTTTTAACTTTATTGTTTAAGTCATCCATCAAACAGGAGGGCAAAACGTGATGACATACCGAGGAGCCCTGCATGTCTTTAGAGCTGTAGAATCATCGTATGCGTAGCTGTAAGCCCGGGGGCAGATGGCCTTAAAAATATGAGCAAACACCGTTGGCTTGCAACTCTTTGGATTGGCAAAATCCCCAGTACAGCAATACCTATCCGACTTTGCGGCCAAACAGGCGCTTTTGCATCCCACCACCTTCCCTTGGCGCTTTATCTCCAAGGCAGACGGACAGCAAACATTCAAGTCAGCTTCGCACGCGGCTACTCCACATCCCACACCACCGCCTACAGGAACCATTGACACAGGAAGATTAAACCCGTCGACCAAACTCACATCATAGTAATGTAAGGCGGACTTGGGGGTTCCAAGTGTCATTTCGACCAAAGTGGCCGGAGGGACGCCGCCAATGCCTTGGCAATGTAAAAGCCCCGCGCAGTCCCCAGTTTGGCATGACCTCTTGCCAGTTTGTTTTTCGAAGCAGCAGCCTTGTCTGCCCCATATTCTCCCAGACCATCCCTCCCCGACTTCGAGGACTACTTCCTCGCCGCTATAGAGATGGAAGCCGCCATCTTTGGGATTTGGTTGGCCTGAAGTGCCAAGAACTCCAGGCCATATGCTCTCCTTGCAGTTGTTCACTATTATGAGTTGAATCCCATctgcaaacaaaacataaacagGCGGTAATGTACGATCAAAGCTGTTATATTTTACACTAGATGCAGATCGAGATGCGAGAGAGAAGAGTCTTGTAGATGTTTTGGTGAAGAAAAGGCTACGTTTGAAAGGCTTCCACAGTTTTCATACGCGCACACAcatacacagagagagagagagagagagagcacctgCGAAGAAGAGGGAGTAGAGAATACAGAGGAAGAAGGGAAGTAAGGCatttgccatttttttaaggattCTGGGATGCGGAAGTAATTGTTCGTCCTCTGTATGTGTTGAGAGAGGGAGTGCGACCCtaaaagggagagggaggggagCGACGTTTCCTAGTCTTTCGCAGCCACGAAAGAACTTTAACCGCAAAGAAACTTCCCCAGTATAAACGGTTTGCCAACGATGATAGTGAAGGCTTAGTTtctgttcaaaaaaaaaaaacgatgatagtgaaggagaaagaaaaagataacagAAAAGAAAACTGACTGAATGTGCACTTTGGCAATTTACGTTGTTGCTACTCATTTGGGAAGATGTCAAATATGTGAATATTGTCATATTTCTAGCATTACTTCCTTATTTACGGTGCTTCTATAGCTAGAATTTTGTTTTCAGCTTAAATCACCTCTGTTCAATGTTCACTTTCTGGCTGTTTGAGTTGGGTTCAAGTTGTGCAACTGTTTCTGTGTGTCCCTCTTCCTCAAGTGAAAAATAAAGGCACAAATTGCTGGGAAAACcccttatctatttattattggaAAATGCCAACTTACCCCATGGTTTACTCCATCGTTTtggtgtattttatttatttatttatttatttttattttaatggttaaaaaactGATTATTAgagaatttgtaattttttaaatgtttaaaaaatattaaaagaaaaagaaatagaaatagcaAGTGCAATTTGCATTAGGGGCACAAGCGGCCATTATTATTATGTAACTTTAAGGTTGCGTctggatattgagatgattttagatgatttaaattgatttgtaaataataatattttataaattctattagaatgtgtttgaatgtaaataagttgtgatataataagttgagatgaatttaatgaatttaattttttttaaaaatttagaaaaataataaatttcataaatgatcAGATGGAGATAGATTTAAAATCCAAATCTACCTTAAACATTTCCTTTCCTCTACGGAGACACGACTTTTTTTACTACTTTATTGGAATTCTCTTAATTACAATACCGACATTTCGCCTTCACCTTTTGTAATCATCCACTTATCCATGTCTTACACACTTCTACTATTTAATTGACCATTTTTTGCATAAAAGACAATTTcgattttcaattttgaaaaatgaaaagaccCTTTGATTTTTACTTCCCAAAAGACCATTTGCATGCCACTCTAATTATAATTAcagacaaaaattaaatttttttgtactttttttctttttctgtaggATGCGTCTAGTGCAACAGAATAGCACACGCGCTTATGTACATGATCAAAACAGAGATTTGAAAGGGTTTTGACATTAACACGTACGGGCATTTTACACGGACTGAGGCATTACTCCCAAAGTCGAACTCCTAAAAATACCGTATTGGAGACCTTGGCTAAACGGGAGCGACAAACGGGTGATAAATTCGAAAGGATTGCTTCAACGGCATGCATCCTGGGCGAATCTAATACAAGATTCTCTCTTTTATAATCTTTCAAGGAGTCATCAAGCATCTATATTCATACCCCACTTCcatcattttaacttttttttaacaggATTCTTGGACATAAAAGGACAGATCTCAGTGGAAGTCATTATTGATTTAGTCAAAGTTAAAAGatgactaaaatttagataatttatgtaaaaaaaatttcatattagattgaacatctctaaaataatttgaatttcaactATAGTGCTTCATTAAATATACTTAACTACAATTACtttatcaaaaattaaaatattagttctcACTCtaagcaaaaaaaattaaattaattagaatataattaatatttaacatttagaatataattattattaacatttaataatactttttttaatattaatttaattataatataattattattaatatttaattagtagaactacaaaatgtgataaaaataaaaataattaattaattattaaaataataatattttattattatatatatagtaaatggataatccaatatggggattgaatttaaatggattATGCAAACGTAAATTTATgtgatattagctaaaatttaaatatgcatTTGACCAATCCAATGAGCATCCTTAATGAATTAGCTAAAAGTTACAtctattgagtatttagctattagagagaaaaatatgctcacaatagATTAgctatatttagaatttagttacagtgactttaaatttttttttctaaatttgaaggttactgtacatacatcaaatatatattttattaattatttttctctctttttctttctatcacatattttatcacaattggtatattaatttgagttagtcatagattaatttaataagaatatgattattaattaatatataataggtagaatagtaaaacatgataaaataaaataaattaataattaaaaaaattaaatatttttgaaattcttagctattcattattatataatgaataaatagataatctaatgtagagatttgatgtgaataactaaaatcaaatttatcttatattattttattgttatataatgaaaaaatagctattctaatgtgaagatttatatgaatagaatagttaaaagtcaaatttattttacatttataaaaaatgtctgCTAATCCATTGAGAGGGCTATTAGTGTAGGTCATTATTGCTTGTTTtgatttctctccttttctttggATAATGATGAATGATGATGGTAAATTTTACACTCTGAATtcacttcttcttcctcatcagGATATTGTCCTTGTCTGTAATGCCTTGGCACACCTGCAGgctaaatattcatattcacCATCGATTCCCTGCAATTTTCTAAACCCCCAAACTATCTCCATGTCCTTTTAGATCCATCTGGGAGCTTAATCAACGCATAAATAACAACAGAATTGAGGAGCTGAGTTTGAAGACAAAGGTAACGGagttatattcaaatattttctcagtCAACTTTTAGAGAGCTACTGCTTGCTAATTGCATACTGCCACACAGTTGATAGACATGCCATTGGTATACCATAGAGATTCTGGAATTCCACGGTCAGAGTGGAGTGAAGAAACGAGGTAAGTTCAAGACTAGCCAGCAATATTCTTCTTAGTTTTGGTCAAATTGTAGATCCTCTGTACCTTTATGAAGTGGGACACCGCTGCACGCTTACTCTCTCGCATGCAAGACTTCATGCATATATGAAAACTGCACGTAGCTTGAATTTCACATGCTAAATAACTCCGAACTACACATTATTATGTTTAGAATATGctatgcatttttttcttcacattCATTTTCCATGATTATGTCACGAACTGATTAAGAAACTGCATATGCATATGGTACTTTTTTTCACAGGTTTTGCCTATTTACATATCcccccccttcccccccccccccccaaaaaaaaaaaaaaaaaaaaaacaggaatTAATAAAGAGAGGTAGAGTTAACAACGGATTGAGATAAGTGGGGGGAGGGTTGAAAGACCATTGCGGAGATGATTGACTGAATATTTGCTGTCATGGGTGGATTCTAATGTAGTGTATAGatctgaaaataattaattagtcaaAAATTCAGTAaggaaaagatttaaaaaaaaaaaaagaaaaaggcaattTAAGTTTCACTTTGTTCGTAAGGATGCATCAGTGACAGCTTTAATCTTATATTAGATGCAAAAATTGTCGGCAGGGACATTTGGATTCATGTGTTGTAGGGCTTTCTACACACGTTGTTTGCAGTTTGCACGTTAAAAAGGCATGCATCGATCGGTGGAGGAACCCGCCAAGATGCTTTGCTAGGTACTATAGAAAGAGATGGAAAGATAGGAGCTAGCTAGGCTGGTCTCTTCTCGATTGGTAAAGCAAAAGCAAGCACCTGGGTGGTAGGTACCCACCTCGCAGCATGTCCAGTAATGTTTGTCACGTATTCTTTGCCATCCCAAAAGAATATTAGATGACTATGATGAATGATGGTGATACTCTTACAGTTGATAGAtgtttgtataatttaattGGATAAGAGTGTTTGTAACCTTGAAGATTAGGACACTTTTATGATCCCATTTCTCTCCTTCAAAAGAATCATTATCTAACTGCCACAGCAAGAATTTGTGCTGGAGAAAGTCTGCATGATGCGGTTGTTGGAAGGTTGGCTTCTAAACCAGTaaaccttaattaattaattaatctgcATCTCCATCTCTATCTCACCAAGTCCATCCTAGATATGGCTCTCATGTTTCTCTCGGTCAATAGATATTGCACCATATATATGAAGTAGTGCAGGAATACCCAAAAAGGACATGAAATAATCATTGACTTGAGGATTAAGGTGGAACATTCCCGAGGTTGAGATGCTGAATAGGTTCTTGAACTACTTCTCGTCTCTCGCTGATTCTCCTCCCCGTGAAGAGCCCCTCTGGCCTCCTCCCTAAGTGTTCCCTCACCATCCCTCTTTATTTTTGGGCATATTCTTTTATTCCCCCTCCTTTTTTGCTTCAAAGAATATATCTGGTTCCACCTCCTCTCGCGATGTTGCACCTCAGTTTTTATTCCCGCTTTCCACTTATACTGTTTGCCACTATCATCCTTCTGGCTAACATCTCCTAAGGAGAGCGGCCTACCCCAACAATACTTGGATCCAAATACTAAGCATAGCATCACGTGGTTCTTGTTCTCTGCATCAAGATCGTCTCCTACAATCTCATCGCTTGGTCATACAAAAGCCTTTACTGAACAATTTAGACagcttttatgtattttttattgttgttttgtaTGCGGGAATCTTTACCATATTAATTATATTCGCAATTTAATATACTTTTATGATATTTTCgagaagattaaaaaagaaaagattcttgaattacaaaacaaattctACTAATCTATTTTCAAccagagggaaaaa
Above is a genomic segment from Juglans microcarpa x Juglans regia isolate MS1-56 chromosome 1D, Jm3101_v1.0, whole genome shotgun sequence containing:
- the LOC121265731 gene encoding thaumatin-like protein; this encodes MANALLPFFLCILYSLFFADGIQLIIVNNCKESIWPGVLGTSGQPNPKDGGFHLYSGEEVVLEVGEGWSGRIWGRQGCCFEKQTGKRSCQTGDCAGLLHCQGIGGVPPATLVEMTLGTPKSALHYYDVSLVDGFNLPVSMVPVGGGVGCGVAACEADLNVCCPSALEIKRQGKVVGCKSACLAAKSDRYCCTGDFANPKSCKPTVFAHIFKAICPRAYSYAYDDSTALKTCRAPRYVITFCPPV